The window CAGCCGACGGTTACTTCCGGATCCTTGGTCGAATCGACGATGTCATCAACGTCGCCGGTCACCGGCTGGGCACCAAAGAGCTCGAGTCGGCAAGTATGACCGTCGAGGAGATCGGCGAGGCGGCCGCCGTCCCGGTGATGGACGAGATCCGTGGCCGGGCCGTGGAAATGTATGTCTCGCTGAGACCGGGGCTCGCCCCCAGCAAAGAGATAGAAGAAAAGGTGACCAAGGCGATTGAAACCAAGATCGGGAAGATCGCCCGGCCGAAGAACGTCTGGATCGTCGCGGACATGCCCAAGACGCGCTCCGGGAAGATCATGCGCAGGGTCATCGCCGGAATCTCCAATTTCGCCGACGTCGGGGATACGACAACGCTGTCGAACCCCGAGATCGTCGAGGACATCCGCCACCACGTCCAGAGCGAGAAGCTGGCCCGTGGCGAGGTTCCCCGCGAGCTGTCGCCGCAGGAAACAGAAGAGATCAAGGCGTTCGGTCACGCCGAGTAGCTCCACCCCCGGCGGCGAGCACCAGACCCGGAGAAGGCAGCCACGGTCCGCGCGCGAGTGAGCAGGCGAACGCGTCACACCCTATGCACGGGACCGACCACGCGTGTCGGAACCACACGACTGGCGAAAGAAAAGAACGGCAAGGTCACGCACTCATCGCCGGACACGAACACCACCAAGGCTCGAACACCCTGGCGCATGTGACCACGACACCCGAGAAACCGAAAACCGGCTCTCGGTTGTCATCATCTCTCGTTCCTTCTCCTCCGATCCGGGTCTCTCGCGCGATGGAGGTGCGCACGTTCGAGGATTCCTCCGGCCCATACATGGCTTGCTCGCGAGCTTCAGCCGTTGAGGGACGTCGCGAAGCACTGTCTGGTCTTCCGCTCAGACCGTCAGGGTCTTGCAGATGCAGCCGGCACAGCGTTTGACTTCTCGTACCCCACCCACTTCGACGTCGGCCACGCTGTCAGGCGGATGACACAGCGTCTGTCACCAGGCGCAACGGGGAACGGCGACTGCCGGTTCGGTGCGGGTCCCTGTGCTGGGAAGCCTGGAGCCGAGCATTGTGTGCTGACGCCTTGTGCGAGCCCTTTTCGTCTGTGTAACAGGAACCGGTATTGACGCAGGGGAAGTCATCCCACTGTTGGCCGTATCAGCTTTCGGTACGCCGTTGCCATTCCGGCCGTCGCCTTATTGTGAATGCGGGTACACACGCGGATACGAAGATCTGACGATCTCGACAGGGTCGTGGCCGCCGTCGGCCACACCGATCCGAGACCACCACCTCGTCGTCGATCTCGTCGATCCCGTGCAATCTCGTCCGGTGTTGTCGGTTACGTCGGTCGAGCTGTGAGGAGAGCCGCCAGCCGCGCCGAAGTGACGTTGCCGACCACCTGCCGACCATCGATCTCGACAACAGGCACAGCACGAAACCCTTTGGACCGAACGAGTCCCGGCCGAAAAGTGACATCCACCTCGTGCAGCTCGAAGCCCAGCTCCTGTTGCAGGCGCCGCAGCCGCTCACGGACGAGCGGGCAGAATGGACACACGTTCGCGGTGTAGAGGGTGACCTGGGTTGCACTGCGCGATGGCATCGCTTCGACCGGCTCGTCGGCCACCGAACCGTACCCAAGCCACCGAGAGAGCCGTGGGAACCAGCGTACGTAGGCCACTTGGGCGGCCACACCGACGAGGAGCACGAAGACCCCGACCTGCCAGCCGGCGCTCAACCCGAGGATCACGGCGAG of the bacterium BMS3Abin02 genome contains:
- a CDS encoding glutaredoxin, which codes for MKQRCSFWAVWSTWLGLPVLAVILGLSAGWQVGVFVLLVGVAAQVAYVRWFPRLSRWLGYGSVADEPVEAMPSRSATQVTLYTANVCPFCPLVRERLRRLQQELGFELHEVDVTFRPGLVRSKGFRAVPVVEIDGRQVVGNVTSARLAALLTARPT